One Hordeum vulgare subsp. vulgare chromosome 4H, MorexV3_pseudomolecules_assembly, whole genome shotgun sequence DNA window includes the following coding sequences:
- the LOC123448085 gene encoding root phototropism protein 2 → MQKSSPPPSQENTWTRNSNGISIYPVVIGMLPPGAELDLHERTPSSSSRHVPLSALLSMQASSTRSSSMERTSQWVSSQDVPTDLVVRVAGATFPLHKAVMVPKCGYIRKAIAMATRPGPATTVEIELAGLPGGADAFEKAARYCYGANFEISARNAAALLCAAAFLDMQPADGGLARRVEEFLAQAGLRTLPNAIAVLRSCEGPLLTAAEELGVARRAADAVALRICNEVLFPTRSPPEWWASELAALSPASFHTVVTALRYRRAGPEVLVAAATAYAELLLADGKASDHGALLESVVAVLPSEDDAPLPAAFLCRLLHDAVTTEASAKTCRDLELRLAAVLDQATAGDLLAFALDGAGKRVINTDSLRRVIAAFVERESGAGRNRRASLSGAAALGAGALQKVAKMVDEVAAEIATDESLPISRFVGVAGAVPKDARDTHDCLYRAVDIYLKAHPELDEIEREKVCSVMDTLKLSYTARLHASQNKRLPLQAVLSALYYDQLKLRSAAVSHDDEDNDARSEAGSARMQAKADAALARENQALRSELARMRAHMSSGVQQSKGSGSRTAATGKKASFFGSMSRTLSRLNPFRAGGGWSKDTSSIRDSRGGAMNVVKPKRRRSSIS, encoded by the exons ATGCAAAAATCGAGCCCTCCACCATCACAAGAGAATACATGGACGAGGAATTCTAATGGAATCTCTATATATCCCGTGGTGATCGGAATGCTGCCTCCCGGGGCAGAGCTCGACTTGCACGAACGCACGCCTTCATCTAGCTCTAGACACGTACCGCTCTCTGCCTTGCTGTCCATGCAAGCTTCTTCCACCAGATCCAGCTCCATGGAGAGGACCAGCCAGTG GGTGTCGTCGCAGGACGTACCAACGGACCTCGTCGTCCGGGTCGCCGGCGCCACCTTTCCTCTCCATAAG GCGGTGATGGTGCCCAAGTGCGGCTACATCCGCAAGGCTATTGCCATGGCCACGCGCCCCGGCCCCGCGACGACTGTCGAGATCGAGCTCGCCGGGCTGCCGGGCGGTGCCGACGCCTTCGAGAAGGCCGCGCGCTACTGCTATGGCGCCAACTTTGAGATATCCGCGCGCAACGCCGCGgccctcctctgtgccgctgcgTTCCTCGACATGCAGCCGGCCGACGGCGGCCTCGCGCGCCGCGTGGAGGAGTTCCTCGCTCAGGCGGGTCTCCGGACGCTGCCCAACGCGATCGCCGTGCTGCGGTCCTGTGAGGGCCCGCTCCTCACGGCCGCCGAGGAGCTCGGCGTCGCGCGGCGTGCGGCTGACGCCGTGGCGCTGCGGATATGCAACGAGGTGCTTTTCCCGACGCGGTCGCCGCCGGAGTGGTGGGCGTCGGAGCTCGCGGCTCTCTCGCCGGCGTCCTTCCACACGGTCGTTACGGCGCTGCGCTACCGACGCGCCGGTCCCGAGGTGCTCGTCGCCGCGGCCACCGCCTACGCGGAGCTcctgctggccgacggcaaagcttcCGACCACGGCGCGCTTCTCGAGTCCGTTGTTGCCGTGCTCCCTTCAGAGGACGACGCGCCCCTTCCCGCAGCGTTCCTCTGCCGCCTCCTGCACGACGCCGTCACTACCGAAGCCTCCGCCAAGACGTGCCGCGACCTGGAGCTCCGCCTTGCAGCCGTGCTCGACCAGGCCACAGCGGGCGACTTGCTCGCTTTCGCGCTCGATGGCGCTGGCAAGCGCGTCATTAACACCGACTCGCTCCGGCGTGTCATCGCCGCGTTTGTGGAGCGCGAGTCCGGTGCCGGGCGGAACAGGAGGGCATCGCTGTCCGGAGCGGCGGCGCTTGGCGCAGGGGCGCTGCAGAAGGTGGCCAAGATGGTGGACGAAGTCGCGGCGGAGATCGCGACGGATGAGTCCCTACCGATCTCCAGGTTCGTGGGCGTTGCCGGCGCTGTCCCCAAGGACGCCCGCGACACCCATGACTGCCTTTACCGCGCCGTGGACATCTACCTGAAGGCTCACCCGGAGCTGGACGAGATCGAGCGGGAGAAGGTGTGCAGCGTCATGGACACCCTCAAGCTCTCCTACACGGCGCGCCTCCACGCCTCCCAGAACAAGCGCCTGCCGCTCCAGGCCGTGCTCAGCGCACTCTACTACGACCAGCTCAAGCTCCGCAGCGCCGCTGTCAGCCACGACGATGAGGATAACGATGCGCGGTCGGAGGCCGGGTCCGCGCGCATGCAGGCCAAGGCGGACGCGGCGCTGGCACGGGAGAACCAAGCACTGCGGTCGGAGCTGGCCCGGATGCGGGCGCATATGTCGTCCGGCGTGCAGCAGAGCAAGGGGAGCGGCTCGAGGACGGCGGCGACGGGGAAGAAAGCGAGCTTCTTCGGGTCGATGTCGCGCACGCTGAGCCGGCTGAACCCGTTCAGAGCCGGCGGCGGGTGGTCCAAGGACACGTCGAGCATCCGTGACAGCAGGGGCGGCGCCATGAATGTGGTCAAGCCCAAGAGGAGGAGGTCCTCCATAAGCTAA